A genomic window from Leishmania panamensis strain MHOM/PA/94/PSC-1 chromosome 5 sequence includes:
- a CDS encoding hypothetical protein (TriTrypDB/GeneDB-style sysID: LpmP.05.1110), with translation MYSKAQESSHDIPCSSAAGATTTATPLPSFVVTSSNDTTFTKPTTPAKSGTTMALNPDAQEFRVTPAFAGTLFTMPSAVAPAPPQQLWFPTTMNFLACPTAGNDGTSHASSSPSPAPVPAAGDAMDNRDLVEQTEAYVHKLYDRKCKDEKLHMISVFHLHPRTTDKQLSRIFFPTGASAAEVLEPRAMPETLSKAFLAVRQRAGVVFFTRKDFAMVGVEKVHDFVPHGQHQPLVVRYCGPDQEATPLSGSPLPPHSPSGESHRGDAVPSAKAISPRPSGRPTPLQSRHRDASNPHDVFPASVVAAPSLSAGLELIMPTGAATPVLGNGANATAVYDSIDQHFLQKYAGEPVYLVGVHNLAYGTTSKALFKMFYPMGALNSELLPRPASVDGKLRCSGVAIFGSKGMAMEAAEKMNDFVPHGQRRPVVARFLERTTSPAFAHFAAHGNGSSTTSSGYTATASTPRGSTSSPSPTSGVSSAAVLLESVEKQLRSKSLNDSQLAADMAALVLCAESGEAEAKKLAAVLRDVLFSMRDHSTILASPLSGALRTLHSTLGIRVRTTPATPADASLSARKGILFLQQIGRTLMMLVADTEAARQTRIVAAVQCAYLYQYTYLPKTPLCFATTLFRNCEKELREAKEFLCREPDVPSSLVEEQQHRPWITLMDALHEMVSVWRSLDPRGYAQDAARDEYERFVCEFRGVPTKSGTPVVSTLSAVAAAAGEEHQSGACTPRLGAQEAPMEAVSNANLPKGHGSNSVNASAKKSQLVTPSARPTPRRVVSKSYNTTSDWKAKQGTPVAGPSCAVPPQVMLATPASNYTQGASMLSADSNSAGTAVSSALRSLGLTPQHPSMRFNWGSRLLSGAPQPGMPPIPTVSTTSILPATPTRSAPVVTAASGGSGGGAAASAERSDATMTERTVYITKLPSCLSAGQVRRLLLHFGDFRKVRLCHDDKETTRMGSAEALAAHNLKFDQLCFGFVEFVESSSAKAMVEFFRNEVHTPNAFDFLRDDHVHSFDDTDLNQLRNTRTSQARNPIHDQQPLDATRTQPCLFGALQPHHAVETYSDVITAEEVAEAVRQLHKEEEEAQQQQLSASPFIHPTIFTTATPYPMTTSNEASHGSSVPAAASSTGDDDNNGDDGGTSVVAALQPMDAVHFPCGFPYHEVFAAVASQPGDGADHHYSNAHSSNHLRGDDMDLYGGCVPVIVETEGDEVEGLQEYQVQQILELLS, from the coding sequence ATGTACAGCAAGGCACAAGAGTCATCGCACGACAtcccgtgcagcagcgcagctgggGCAACCACGACAGCAACGCCTCTGCCATCGTTTGTGGTGACCTCCAGCAACGACACGACCTTCACAAAGCCCACCACACCTGCCAAGTCGGGCACCACCATGGCGCTTAACCCGGACGCGCAGGAGTTCCGCGTTACCCCGGCCTTTGCCGGGACGCTCTTTACCATGCCTTCCGCAGTcgcacctgcaccaccacagcagctgtggTTTCCGACGACAATGAACTTCTTGGCTTGCCCAACGGCTGGCAACGACGGCACCTCGCACGCAAGCAGCTCGCCTTCCCCTGCCCCCGTCCCCGCGGCCGGCGATGCGATGGACAACCGGGATCTAGTGGAACAGACGGAGGCCTACGTGCACAAACTCTACGATCGCAAGTGCAAGGATGAGAAGCTTCATATGATTTCTGTCTTTCACCTGCACCCGCGCACCACCGACAAGCAGCTGAGTCGGATCTTCTTCCCCACAGGGGCGTCCGCGGCCGAGGTTCTGGAGCCGCGCGCGATGCCGGAGACACTTTCCAAGGCGTTTCTCGCGGTACGCCAGCGCGCTGGCGTCGTCTTCTTCACTCGTAAGGACTTTGCCATGGTCGGCGTGGAGAAGGTGCACGACTTTGTGCCACATGGCCAGCATCAGCCGCTCGTGGTGCGCTACTGCGGCCCCGATCAAGAGGCAACGCCGCTGTCCGGCTCTCCGCTGCCCCCGCACTCTCCGAGCGGGGAGTCGCATCGAGGTGACGCGGTGCCCTCTGCAAAGGCGATAAGCCCGAGGCCCAGCGGCCGCCCAACGCCGCTACAGTCGCGCCACAGGGATGCGTCAAACCCGCACGACGTCTTCCCTGCGAgcgtcgtggcggcgccgtcacTCTCCGCCGGGCTCGAGCTCATCATGCCCACCGGTGCTGCGACGCCGGTGCTGGGCAACGGTGccaacgccaccgctgtctACGACTCCATTGACCAGCACTTTCTGCAGAAGTACGCAGGCGAGCCGGTATACCTCGTCGGCGTGCATAATCTTGCCTACGGCACCACCTCCAAGGCGCTCTTCAAGATGTTCTACCCGATGGGGGCCCTGAACTCGGagttgctgccgcggcccGCTTCGGTGGACGGCAAactgcgctgcagtggcgtcGCCATCTTCGGCTCCAAAGGGAtggcgatggaggcggcggaaAAGATGAACGATTTTGTGCCTCacgggcagcggcggcctgTTGTGGCCCGCTTCCTCGAGCGGACGACGAGCCCTGCCTTCGCCCATTTTGCCGCGCACGGCAATGGCAGCAGTACCACAAGCAGCGGCTACACCGCGACGGCGTCTACGCCTCGTGGGTCAACGTCGTCGCCCAGCCCAACCTCCGGCGTCTCTTCAGCAGCCGTCCTGCTTGAGTCTGtcgagaagcagctgcggtcCAAATCGCTCAATGACAGCCAACTCGCCGCGGACATGGCGGCGCTCGTTTTGTGtgcggagagcggcgaggcggaggcgaagaagctcgcggcggtgctgcgggacGTGCTGTTCTCTATGCGAGACCACTCTACGATCCTCGCGAGTCCGCTCTCTGGCGCTCTCCGCACGCTGCACAGCACACTGGGCATTCGCGTGCGCACCACCCCGGCAACGCCGGCCGACGCCTCGCTGAGCGCTCGAAAGGGTATTCTTTTTCTCCAGCAGATTGGCCGTACACTCATGATGCTGGTGGCTGACACGGAGGCGGCCCGCCAGACCCGCATcgtcgcagcggtgcagtGCGCCTACCTCTACCAGTACACGTACCTGCCCAAGACGCCGTTGTGCTTTGCCACGACGCTCTTCCGCAACTgcgagaaggagctgcgggAGGCGAAAGAGTTTCTGTGCCGAGAGCCGGATGTGCCGTCGAGCCTCGTTgaggaacagcagcaccgtccaTGGATCACGCTGATGGATGCGCTACATGAGATGGTCAGCGTCTGGCGCTCGCTTGACCCCCGAGGCTACGCGCAGGACGCTGCGCGCGACGAGTACGAGCGCTTTGTGTGCGAGTTCCGCGGCGTGCCCACGAAGAGCGGCACTCCGGTGGTGAGCACGCTCAgtgctgtcgcagctgcagcaggggagGAGCACCAGAGCGGTGCCTGCACACCGCGCCTCGGCGCGCAGGAGGCGCCCATGGAGGCAGTCAGCAACGCGAACTTGCCAAAGGGCCACGGTAGCAACAGCGTCAATGCGAGTGCGAAGAAGTCGCAGCTCGTGACCCCGAGTGCTCGgccgacgccgcgccgcgtTGTCTCGAAGTCCTACAACACTACCAGCGACTGGAAGGCGAAGCAGGGGACGCCGGTTGCGGGGCCGAGCTGCGCTGTGCCACCGCAGGTGATGCTGGCCACTCCGGCCAGCAACTACACCCAGGGCGCCTCCATGCTATCGGCGGACAGCAACTCCGCCGGCACAGCGGTcagcagcgcgctgcgctcgctgGGCCTCACGCCGCAGCACCCGAGCATGCGCTTCAACTGGGGCTCGCGGTTGCTGTCGGGAGCGCCGCAACCCGGCATGCCGCCCATCCCAACCGTTTCTACCACTTCCATTCTACCTGCAACGCCGACCCGCTCTGCACCGGTTGTCACAGCTGCttccggcggcagcggtggtggcgccgccgcttctgctgAGCGCTCAGACGCTACGATGACGGAGCGGACGGTGTACATCACGAAGCTGCCCTCGTGCCTCAGCGCCGGCCAGGTGCGGCGTCTACTACTTCACTTTGGCGACTTCCGAAAAGTTCGGCTTTGCCACGACGACAAGGAGACAACGCGCATGGGCTcagcggaggcgctggcggcgcacAACCTTAAGTTTGACCAGCTGTGCTTCGGCTTTGTGGAGTTtgtggagagcagcagcgccaaagCGATGGTGGAGTTCTTCCGCAATGAGGTGCACACACCGAACGCGTTCGACTTCTTACGGGATGACCACGTGCACAGCTTCGACGACACCGACCTCAATCAGCTTCGCAATACACGCACCAGTCAGGCTCGAAACCCCATTCATGATCAGCAGCCCCTCGACGCCACCCGCACGCAGCCGTGCCTCTTTGGTGCCCTCCAGCCGCATCATGCCGTCGAGACCTATAGCGATGTGATCACAGCGGAAGAGGTGGCCGAAGCGGTGCGGCAACTccacaaagaagaggaggaagctcagcagcagcagctgtctGCATCGCCCTTCATTCACCCGACCATCTTCACCACAGCCACGCCTTACCCGATGACCACGTCGAATGAGGCGTCGCACGGAAGCTCAGtacccgccgccgcttcgtcGACAGgggacgacgacaacaacggGGACGACGGCGGTACCTCCGTCGTTGCCGCCTTGCAGCCCATGGACGCCGTGCACTTCCCTTGTGGCTTTCCCTACCACGAGGTAttcgctgctgtcgcctcGCAACCGGGAGACGGCGCTGACCACCACTACAGCAATGCCCACAGTAGTAACCACCTGCGCGGAGACGACATGGACCTCTACGGCGGCTGCGTCCCGGTCATTGTGGAGACGGAAGGGGACGAAGTTGAAGGACTGCAGGAGTACCAGGTACAGCAGATCTTGGAGCTGCTGAGCTAA
- a CDS encoding double-strand-break repair protein rad21-like protein (TriTrypDB/GeneDB-style sysID: LpmP.05.1090): MFFSTYVLTKKGPLAKVWLAAHWDKRLTRHEVKVVDLSQTILHIVRPVVPIALRTSGELLVGVVRIYALKVKHLLKEATEATLFLRVTTLATKGSKAGLAGQHRTTSIDGAVVPVKGSDVEAVTFDWNADIAAKHGAVADVAEALGEGRFSAIADLLGSGRRIDVADTDKEEALLASAWYTVHPLSQAAGDELHTTQQDYDEIAKMRADLMAFGERASGSASTSKSKSSLSSMEKGRGSVAAGVNDIAFPTVGDELDIGVPLPDELPAGFPALDGQAPSGMMPTDPFLLPDMITMNEEAAAAQQAGPGRKVRPVNVCDLASTTLSREAFEKCMADRSDILNSGLRRGPHDAQEEADRYTVTRSSNLANTVATNLLIDAAPLSGVLSPALRLAYAAALQPSVEEAATMTARALRTSTAQRSEVPAGGGGALEAEDAQVAAADLDGSAMLLPEEVTQQPRKRGRYDGDGVDDSTTAAGVSTSAQQTLERIRTELSLRAAHGRKKSRVESTASLVGASCLLREVCHGLRRRDAARTFVDVLALASKQYVSAQQGPGSDEVQVTLNELALRLLAAA; encoded by the coding sequence ATGTTCTTCTCCACCTACGTGCTCACAAAGAAAGGCCCGCTCGCCAAGGTTTGGCTCGCCGCGCACTGGGACAAGCGACTCACCCGCCATGAAGTGAAGGTGGTTGACCTCAGTCAGACTATCCTGCACATTGTCCGCCCTGTCGTCCCGATCGCCCTGCGCACGTCGGGTGAGCTGCTCGTCGGTGTCGTGCGCATCTACGCGCTGAAGGTGAAACacctgctgaaggaggcgacAGAGGCGACGCTCTTCTTGCGTGTGACGACTCTCGCGACGAAGGGTAGCAAGGCTGGTCTTGCCGGCCAgcaccgcaccacctcgaTCGATGGCGCCGTGGTGCCAGTGAAGGGTAGCGATGTCGAGGCTGTGACGTTTGACTGGAACGCTGACATCGCTGCGAAGCACGGGGCGGTGGCAGACGTTGCCGAGGCTCTCGGCGAGGGTCGCTTCAGTGCTATCGCCGATCTGCTTGGCAGCGGTCGCCGCATAGATGTCGCCGATACGGACAAGGAGGAGGCCCTCTTGGCGTCGGCGTGGTACACCGTGCATCCACTGTCGCAGGCGGCAGGTGACGAGCTTCACACCACGCAGCAGGACTACGACGAGATTGCTAAAATGCGGGCGGACTTGATGGCCTTTGGCGagcgcgccagcggcagtgccagcACCAGTAAGAGCAAATCAAGTTTGTCAAGCATGGAGAAGGGTCgtggcagcgtcgccgccggcgtgAACGACATTGCGTTCCCCACTGTCGGCGATGAGCTCGATATTGGAGTTCCGCTCCCTGACGAGCTGCCGGCGGGCTTCCCTGCTCTGGACGGGCAGGCGCCGTCGGGCATGATGCCAACCGATCCGTTCCTGCTGCCAGACATGATTACTATgaacgaggaggcggcagcggcacagcaggCAGGTCCAGGTCGAAAGGTGCGGCCAGTGAACGTGTGCGACCTCGCCTCCACGACACTCTCACGCGAAGCCTTTGAGAAATGCATGGCGGACCGCAGCGACATTCTCAACAGCGGGCTGCGCCGTGGCCCCCACGacgcgcaggaggaggccgacCGCTACACCGTGACGAGGTCCTCTAACCTGGCGAATACGGTTGCTACCAACCTCCTGATagacgcggcgccgctctcgGGCGTGCTGAGCCCGGCGCTTCGTCTCGCTtatgcggcagcgctgcaaccGAGCGTCGAGGAAGCGGCCACGATGACGGCGCGGGCGTTGCGGACCTCGACAGCACAGCGAAGTGAAGTCCCTGCCGGCGGCGGGGGCGCACTCGAGGCGGAGGATGCGCAGGTTGCCGCGGCGGATCTGGATGGCAGCGCCATGCTACTgccggaggaggtgacgcagcagcctcgCAAGCGCGGGCGCTACGACGGTGACGGGGTGGATGACTCAACGACGGCTGCGGGTGTGTCGACCAGTGCTCAACAGACACTGGAGCGCATTCGAACGGAGCTCTCGTTGCGCGCCGCGCATGGCCGCAAGAAATCCCGTGTTGAGTCGACTGCTTCTCTCGTTGGTGCAAGCTGCCTGCTGCGGGAGGTGTGCCATGGCCTGCGTCGTCGCGATGCCGCGCGCACCTTCGTGGACGTCCTAGCGCTGGCGTCGAAGCAGTATGTTAGCGCGCAGCAGGGGCCTGGGTCTGATGAGGTGCAGGTGACTCTGAACGAGTTGGCCCTGCGTCTGTTGGCTGCGGCGTGA
- a CDS encoding methyltransferase, putative (TriTrypDB/GeneDB-style sysID: LpmP.05.1100) yields MSKYANPEYWEDRYRSNDTTFDWFVTYDNLQAILRPLLQPAEQIRVLVVGCGNSRLSANMYEHLNIKKITNVDVSPTVISQMQRRYSEMNEMQWICADLLTTPIEKLMLELCPNDYLYDFIVDKGLVDSILGGSNSFHNLYTFNKNMSQLLKRGGRFVVVSYGSPETRMDHFRRKKLNFDAEHRVLEKPMLSSSTASPTGHYHVYIMVKVGAKQGAAVSMAADGESEEDDDFYDRFMTQNSATH; encoded by the coding sequence ATGTCGAAGTACGCCAATCCCGAGTACTGGGAGGACCGGTACCGCAGCAATGACACCACTTTTGACTGGTTCGTCACGTATGACAACCTGCAGGCCATTCTTCGCCCTCTCCTGCAGCCGGCAGAGCAGATTCGGGTGCTGGTAGTGGGCTGCGGCAACAGCCGTCTCTCCGCTAACATGTATGAGCACCTCAATATCAAGAAGATCACCAACGTGGATGTGTCGCCAACGGTGATTAGTCAGATGCAGCGTCGCTATTCAGAGATGAACGAGATGCAGTGGATATGCGCCGATCTGCTCACCACCCCGATTGAGAAGCTGATGCTAGAGCTCTGCCCGAACGACTACCTCTATGACTTCATCGTGGACAAGGGCCTCGTGGACAGCATCCTCGGCGGCTCAAACTCCTTTCACAACCTGTACACCTTCAACAAGAACATGTCGCAGCTTCTGAAGCGCGGCGGGCGCTTCGTGGTCGTATCGTACGGGTCACCCGAGACGCGCATGGACCATTTCCGTCGCAAGAAGCTGAACTTTGATGCGGAGCACAGGGTTCTGGAGAAGCCAATGCTGAGCTCCTCGACCGCTAGCCCTACCGGGCACTACCACGTGTACATCATGGTGAAGGTTGGCGCGAAACAAGGCGCTGCGGTCTCCATGGCGGCAGACGGCGAGtcggaggaagacgacgatTTCTATGACCGCTTCATGACGCAAAACTCCGCGACACACTGA